From Quercus lobata isolate SW786 chromosome 11, ValleyOak3.0 Primary Assembly, whole genome shotgun sequence:
aattgaaaatgtTTAAGTTTTGAATGACCTCATAATATTGTGCCATATAAGCATTTGAAGTTTCATAATCTTATATgccattattttaatatatatttttaattgaatttaaatcatattctatatttaaactcACCATtgattctcaatatatatatataatctccactaaaattttgacatatcATATATTTCTTTAgattgtataatatataattctatacgcaaacacaatcataatgaATACACCTATTCTAATAACTATTGtaattattatatttcaatattttatattttaaaaaatcatattatgttACTTTCCCATACATTGTAAGGGTAACTAATTAATTTACAATCTAAAGGTGGgagaaaatataaaactaattCAACTATTAGTCAAAATTAAAGTTTGAAACTCATCTACTTAACCTCTTTTGCTTAGAgatgaattaaaattaaattattctttATATCTAATCCCTCTATTAAATTATTTCcccacaataaaaataaaaaattaataatgccACAATTACCCATTAATAActattgtaattattgaatttcgtatttaagaaaaaaaaactaataataaccactttaattatcaaatttcatatttaggaaaaaaatgaaagaaaattttttttttatattttgttaaactttttCATACATTATATGAGTTATAACCGATTAGTGAATtaggaaaatgaaaacttaCTTGTTTTTTTTCGGAGAATGCTCCTGGAATATTGTTACTTGTGATTTTGATTCTCACTcaattaatgaaattaattatctttcaccaaaaaaaaaggcactctcaaTTCTTCTCAAACCATTTGTAatgattttcttaaaagaaaaaaaaaaattaaatcactaTTTTGACATTAGAAAAATAAGAGATAAATTCACTTTCTAAATATTTCTCTCTTCGGttaaattcaagaaatttttttattataagaatACAGTTAgagatataaactattttacaaaaatttttataaactgctgatgtagtgagtgattattggtaaataaaaaagtgatattaatggtgggcaGATTGcccacatcagcaatttgtaaaaatgttgtaaaatagtttgtgacagtaacattactcttattaTAATtgcttaataaatttttttgactgaaagaggtaaaataaattattattaatacaaacatttttgtttttattatcttACATATTAAAGAAGtttaaagaaactaataatAATGTGAAAGATTAGATAAGTATTAACCGTTAAGATAACATCAAATTCTACATTTCTTAACATTAAATTTACAACATAACATAAATGATTCAACATAATTTAATAAGATTAAAGAACAGTTCTCACTTCTCACTAGTCATAACCAAAtaaacagtttttattttaataatgatgATTAGATACAACCACtgtattttaaaatgaaaaacgaAATGAAAACTTATGAATTAGTACAAAACAAACACACTCGCACAAACCctacaaatgaaaattttaatgtaaTACTTATAATGTAAGGTAAAAAAATCCAAGTGGGCAAAGCCAGAATTGAATCTAGACCGTCCATTGATTGGTGGGACACACAAAAAATGAGGGACCCACAAGTCACGGACGGTAATGATGTAATCTGACGTTGTAACCGAGGGTCCAAAGTTTCAAAGTTATGGAACCCCTCAAGACTCCAAAGACTCAGATCCGCCGCCTCCTTTTTAAACCCATCATAAACCATTTCACAACTCCTCttttggtctctctctctctctctctctctctctgtctctgtgtctctctctctcacagacccaaaaaaccaaaactttaacaaagagggagagagaaaccaaacccaaatcccaCAAAACCTGAAACTTTGAGCAAAACCCATATGGCTCAACAACAAACCAATGGTTCTGCTGATATAAATACACAGCCACAGCAGCAACAACAGCAGCCACAACaacagccacagccacagcaACAGCAGCATCAACAGCAGTGGatgcagcagcagcagcatcaGCAGCAACAATGGATGGCTATGCAGTATCCGGCGGTGGCTATGGCGATGATGCAGCAACATCAGCAGCAGCAAATGATGATGTACAATTACATGCCTTATGCTGCTGCAGCTGCTCATCCTTATCATCATCAGCATCAGCAACAACAGCAAGTTCATGTTCAACAACAACACCATCAGAATCAGAATCAGGGTCAGAAGTATCAGAATCAGAAACAACAGCAACAGCAGCAGCTGGGGTCCACTGAAGAGGCCAAAACTATTTGGATCGGCGACCTACACCATTGGATGGATGAAACTTACCTCCACACCTGCTTTTCTCATACTTCTGAGGTCTTTTCTATctctaaatatatttatttgttttttggtttgattggAAATTTGAGATAATTTATGCATTTTAGAGTAATGGGTTGTCGGAGATTATGACTttggatagaatagaatggtgaaaaagcaaaacaaacaatacATGTGGTCGACGTTGACTAGTCTGTTGAGGATCTATAGCCAACCCCAGAATCTGGGAGTaatgtttttggttgttgttggtggtggtgcgGAGAATTACTTGGTGTATGTTATATGTTTGAGAGTTCAAGTTGTGGGTCTTAATTGATTATAAGTTATGGGGTATTTGAATGAACCCTTTTAAGGGTTTTTGTAGAACTTGAAAGCAGAAATGATTATTATGGAATGGATTCAATACTTGTTAAATCGTGTTAACCTTTTTGTGAAAGATTTAAATGGTATTGAAACCTAATGTTGAGGATTGTGAAGAGATGCAACACTTAATGATTCAGTTTATGTTACATGCTTATAATATTATGCTTGTATATTCTAGTATTGAGTATTTGGAATTTGCATGTATTATGTTGCTGCTTAAATTTTGAATGAATACAGAAGAGGGTTTTACAAAACTTGTGCACTTTgccattttgattttttgaagaGAGAATTGGATAGTGTGCAATTTTACTTCTACCTTGCTACATTTTAGTGACCGACGATATTAATAAATGGTTGCACGGATTCAGGTTTAATCATATTTGACAATATTCAGTGCAAATTGACTTGTTTACCAAACTTCTTAAGTGAAACCCATTATGTGCAAAAAATTACCTTATCTCCCAGTACACTAGCCCCTAACACAATCGACATATCCATCCTGCTAatgttttttggatttcttCCAACAATTTGTTATTGGGCAACAATTCCCCTTGGTTGGCACATCAAATGTTAACatgatctttattttttatttttggattccTTACAACGGTGCAAATTGGCTTTGTTTACTTTGCAATTGTGTAGATGGTTAGCAATGTGTTAACTAATGGCCACCATCTTGTTGATGGTGGCTTAGAGTTGCAGGGTAAAATTTTAGTTCTTTATTGTTTTCGTTTCGGCATCTAAAGTGATTTTAATGCATCTTGAAATCTCACTTTATTTTAGTAATTAGCCTCCAACTTCTATTTTCTTGGGGGAGATTGCTTCAGACTTGATAGCTTATGATTGCATCTGAGTATGGTTTGCATTTAATATGCTCAATTGACATGTTATAATGTACAACATTTATCTTGTTAGAAACCATAGTTTTCAATCGTTACCAATGTCATTTGTAGTATGTGTAGGGAATTGActcatctctctccctctctctctttctctctctctctctctctctcatacacacacacacatcttaATTTCAATGAGATGAATTTCCATCACTCCTCACAATGCTATTGCTTTCTAACTTTGGTGCTACAAAATATGCAGGTCTCCTCAGCAAAGGTCATACGCAATAAGCAAACTGGTCAATCAGAGGGATATGGTTTTGTTGAGTTCTATTCTCATGAAACCGCTGAGAAAATTCTGCAGAGCTATAACGGTGCAGTTATGCCAAATACAGAGCAGCCCTTCCGTCTAAACTGGGCAACCTTTAGCGCTGGTGATAAACGATCAGAGGCTGGATCTGATCTATCCATATTTGTAGGGGATTTGGCAACAGATGTAACTGATACTATATTGCAGGAAACCTTTGCTTCTAGATATCCATCTGTTAAAGGAGCAAAAGTGGTTTTTGATTCCAACACTGGTCGATCAAAAGGTTATGGTTTTGTTCGGTTTGGTGATGAAAATGAGAGGTCAAGGGCTATTACTGAAATGAACGGCATGTATTGTTCAAGTAGGCCAATGCGTGTAGGTGTTGCAACCCCCAAGAAATCATCTGGATACTCTTCACAAGGTACCTTGTAAACCTCCCATCTGTTACTGGTGCTTGTAAAACTTTTATGTTCAGGTCAGACTTCAATATTGATCACCAATGGCTTCATTGTTGATTACTATGTACTTCTGCTTATTCCAGACATTTAAGTTCCAACATGGTGAATTGTAAAGTTATATTTGATATATGAGTCAATATTCTCTTTCAATTGGTTTTAATATTCTAATTTGCTTGTTGCATAAATGCGAACAACCCTCcgcccccccacccccaacacacacacacacacacacaaagaaagaaacactgaaaacaggaaaaaggaagaaaagagaaagagagggggggggggggatgacaaagcatttgtttattttgtgtCACCTTACTCCAGCTGCTCCTGCTTTTAAATCTCTACTGCATTCCCACTATATGTTTTGTTGTTTACTTGAGGAATTTATGTGCTAGTTGGTCTTCCTTTTCATTAATGTTTTCTATTGTTCTATAATGTGAGGCAACCACGACATGGCTGTAGATTGGAGGCACAGAGGGAATTGGAAGGGATTATGAGTTTTGTCATCATTCTTCAAACTAACATGTGGGTGTcctgccaagagccttgtagctcaatggCATTCAGTGGTCTCCTTTGTGAGAACCAGGGTTCAAATCTCCCCTCCTTCACTTGtgacaattaataaaaaaataaccatatGGGTGTCCTCCCTAAAAAATAACAACATAGGGGGTGTTCtcccttaaaaaatatatacgtATGCTGCCAAGAGCCTTTATTACTGATAGCGTTTCTTTTCCTCATTGACTTACtgcaataacaacaacaatgcTACCATTACACTGCACTGCTTTAAGGTTTAAAAATGCCTCTAATAGTTCTCCACTTTGAACAAAGTTCGTTCTTTACCAGCAGTTGTCATTACTCAAATGATTTAGCAGCTgtcattttatattatatataaaagataacaCACCTAGTAGATCTTGAACCCATCTTTCTTATAAGAGGAGGAGGTTCCATTTGACCTAGAGCTCATTGAATATTAAAtctttagattttatttttttatttattagttttttttttaattttattttattttattttttttgtgtgataaGTCTTTTATATCTTTTAACTTTATTTGAGCATTTACCAAACTTTGAATTCAACTGCTTTGTTCATCTTCCTAGTCTACTTCACCTCATCTCCTTGTTTTATGTTTTCACCTATTCCTTATGGAACTACTTCCTGTATGCTAACCTATGCTAACACTACCGTTCCTTAACAAATTGGCTGTGGCTGATACAATGTCTACCACTTGTATAGTATGTAGAATAAAATTCTCCTGTGCTATCTACCCAACCTTCCTTattggaggaggaggaggttcCATTTTTGAGCTAGATCTCATTgactcttttatatttttgactTTACATAAAGACTTATCTAACTTCGAATGCAAATGCTTTCCTTATATGCCTAATCTACTACACACTTGATAtccttgttttttgtttcttttaccTATTCTTTATGGAACTACTTATATTCTTTCCTTTCATGCTTTCCTTCTATTCTTTCCGAATGCTAACCTATGCTAACAAAGAACCATTCCTCAACAACATGGCACTGGCGGTGGCTGATACAATATCTATCCCTTCTATAGTATCTAGAAAAAATTCTCCTGTGCTACTGATAGTGTCGAGTGCCTCATGTTCTTGTTCAGTCTAAGGGggattaataatattttttgaaatcattTAGATTTAACTACTAGGCCTTGTcatgttcaaattaaaattgtCTTCCAAAGGTGTTATTATGTTATGCTTCTGATCTGGAACTTTACAAATGATTACCCTCATGTTTGTTAATTCATTGTGTGGCtacattttctttctctttttttcccctctccagACATGTCtatgttgtgttatttatcaATGGGATCCTACCATAGGTCAACATGTGCTTATGTTGTATTTTCTTGTTTGTTGACATTATAGCTGTTTATTTAGTTAACTGTAACTCACAAAGATTATCTTTCAAAGGTAGTGCATTCCATATCTTactcttgaatttttttatttaaaaatcttattctattttctttgaatAGCTGTGGTTTTGGCTGGTGGGCATGCATCAAATGGTGTTATCACCCAAGGTTCCCAATCTGATGGCGAGTCAACTAACACAACCGTGAGTCCATTTTTGACTCTTCTATGTGAACTGTAATGAACCacatttgtatatttttaaccCATGTTTTATTATAGATATTTGTTGGAGGGCTAGACTCTGATGTCACTGATGAAGATCTTAGGCAGCCATTTTCTCAGTTTGGTGAGATTGTCTCTGTGAAAATACCAATTAAAAaaggatgtgggtttgtgcaaTTTGCTAACAGGTGCTCTTTCAGCTTTCTTTAAGTTATTACACCATCTTACTAATAATTAGTCTTGTTAAAATTGTGCTTCGGCACACTAAGTGGCAAGGAGCCCTAAACTGCTTACGAAAAAAGGATCTTGTGTTTTCACTGCAAGCAGCAGAAACACAAGATACCGCCTCCTGCTGAAGGGCTTTGCTTGCCCGAAGTGAAGCGCAATCACAGGcgtgcactttttttttttggggtgctTTTACAAAAATTCCAAAGCACAAAAGATGATGCTTTTTCTAATTTGTTGGTCTAAACCTTAAAACCTAAAACAGTAGATCCTTGCTTAGAATTcctaatttttactattttggtGCTTCTTGCTACTTtcagtttggttatgttttgataaaaccatgTACTTCAATTTTGATAATTGCTATCATGGTTGTGTATATGTTGTAAAGTGCAAGAGAATTGTGTAACAtatcatgtttaaattttatatgattaatttatcaTGTTATCCATTGATAATATTTTGTAAATGTCCTAGAGActataagaaattgaaatagcCTATagttatttgaaattttgaatctaTAACCTTTGTGCAATAGCAGAATGCTCTAACCATTTGATATAtgttatgaataattttattagaagtAATACtactttacattttttatttattttgaaaagtgtGCTTTAATTCAATTAAGCCCCACACTTGTGCATTGTGCTTTGTGCCTAGGCTTTAGGAGACCTTTGCACATAAGTGCATCTTGCACTTCTAATAATACTGCTaatgataaattttaattaatttgatcaaATTATGTTCTGGGAATGTGCTACAAAGTACGTATATACAAATTTAACATCTTTATATGTAACCTATGTTGCCATGTAATGACTCCCTTCTGTTTGTCTCTGGTCATAGGAAGAATGCTGAGGATGCAATGCAAAGCTTGAATGGGGCAGTCATTGGCAAGCAAACAGTTCGTCTTTCTTGGGGCCGCAGTCCAGCAAGCAAGCAGgtaatttttcttaatatttgtTCAAGTGTTTTTTATTGGTTGAATAATATCATGAGTTGTAGATACTTCACAGTATGACAGCATATGTATT
This genomic window contains:
- the LOC115968112 gene encoding polyadenylate-binding protein RBP47-like, which translates into the protein MAQQQTNGSADINTQPQQQQQQPQQQPQPQQQQHQQQWMQQQQHQQQQWMAMQYPAVAMAMMQQHQQQQMMMYNYMPYAAAAAHPYHHQHQQQQQVHVQQQHHQNQNQGQKYQNQKQQQQQQLGSTEEAKTIWIGDLHHWMDETYLHTCFSHTSEVSSAKVIRNKQTGQSEGYGFVEFYSHETAEKILQSYNGAVMPNTEQPFRLNWATFSAGDKRSEAGSDLSIFVGDLATDVTDTILQETFASRYPSVKGAKVVFDSNTGRSKGYGFVRFGDENERSRAITEMNGMYCSSRPMRVGVATPKKSSGYSSQAVVLAGGHASNGVITQGSQSDGESTNTTIFVGGLDSDVTDEDLRQPFSQFGEIVSVKIPIKKGCGFVQFANRKNAEDAMQSLNGAVIGKQTVRLSWGRSPASKQWRDHSNQWNGTHNGGQGYGGYGYAVPQTQGLGMYATAAVHGAS